In SAR324 cluster bacterium, one DNA window encodes the following:
- the ffh gene encoding signal recognition particle protein: MFENLSQKLTTTLRKVRGQGRLTETNIDDSLKEVKMALLEADVNFRVAKAFLRSVKSRAIGEEVQGSLTPGQQFIKIVNDELMNMMGASNESLARSENGPTVVMVVGLQGAGKTSSVGKLANYHAQKGFSPYLVPADVYRPAAIDQLRILADSLHLPCHPSTKDQNPVEIALAAVEAAKISNLDLVLIDTAGRLHIDSQLMDELHQMRQLVNPQEILFVADAMTGQDAVNMAKSFNDELDLTGVLLTKMDGDARGGAALSIRAVTQKPIKFIAVGEKLENLEAFHPERIASRILGMGDLLSLIEKVEHNYSQAQALEIQDKFRRNEFTLDDFRDQLRTMRKMGSMKELMGMLPGVDSNLLSNAKVDEKQFNRIDAIISSMTRDERQNHNLLNGSRRQRIAVGSGVAVNDVNRLMKQFTQMRKMMNKLSKTQDPRKAMQMMKNMLPPQSRSFM, encoded by the coding sequence ATGTTCGAGAACTTGTCCCAAAAACTGACCACGACTTTGCGCAAAGTGCGTGGCCAGGGACGACTCACGGAAACCAACATTGATGATTCGCTAAAGGAAGTAAAGATGGCCTTGCTGGAGGCGGATGTCAACTTCCGTGTTGCCAAGGCTTTCCTTAGGTCCGTCAAAAGTCGTGCCATTGGTGAGGAAGTTCAAGGGAGTCTGACCCCAGGACAGCAATTCATCAAAATCGTTAATGACGAGTTAATGAACATGATGGGAGCTAGTAATGAGTCCCTTGCAAGATCTGAGAATGGACCAACAGTTGTAATGGTTGTGGGGCTCCAGGGTGCTGGAAAAACTTCTTCTGTTGGAAAGTTGGCGAATTATCATGCCCAGAAAGGATTTAGTCCGTATCTGGTTCCTGCAGATGTTTATCGGCCTGCTGCAATTGATCAATTGCGGATACTCGCAGATTCGCTTCACCTACCCTGTCATCCTTCTACAAAAGACCAAAATCCAGTTGAAATTGCGTTAGCTGCTGTAGAGGCGGCGAAGATCAGCAACCTAGACTTGGTTCTAATTGATACAGCTGGTCGTCTGCACATTGATAGTCAACTGATGGACGAACTGCATCAAATGCGTCAGCTGGTCAATCCACAAGAAATTCTATTTGTCGCAGATGCGATGACAGGTCAAGATGCTGTAAATATGGCCAAGAGCTTTAATGATGAGCTCGACTTGACAGGCGTATTGCTGACAAAGATGGATGGTGATGCGAGGGGGGGAGCAGCCCTGTCAATTCGTGCGGTAACACAGAAACCGATCAAATTTATTGCAGTTGGTGAAAAGCTAGAGAATCTTGAAGCTTTTCATCCTGAGAGAATTGCATCAAGAATCCTTGGAATGGGGGATTTGCTCTCCCTGATTGAAAAAGTTGAGCACAATTACAGTCAGGCTCAAGCCCTTGAGATCCAAGACAAATTTAGGCGCAATGAGTTCACGCTAGATGATTTTAGAGATCAACTTCGTACAATGCGCAAAATGGGTTCAATGAAAGAGTTGATGGGGATGCTACCCGGTGTGGATTCAAATTTGCTGAGTAATGCAAAGGTAGATGAAAAACAATTCAATCGCATTGATGCAATCATCTCATCCATGACCCGTGATGAAAGGCAAAATCACAATCTTTTGAATGGCTCACGTAGACAAAGAATCGCTGTAGGTAGTGGGGTGGCAGTCAATGATGTCAATCGCTTGATGAAGCAGTTCACCCAGATGCGAAAGATGATGAACAAGCTTTCCAAGACCCAAGATCCACGCAAAGCTATGCAGATGATGAAAAATATGTTGCCGCCGCAGTCTCGCAGCTTTATGTAG
- a CDS encoding MotA/TolQ/ExbB proton channel family protein, which translates to MDSVLAQLTDGQSLLKVVLEGTLIGQLVLVSLLLLSSLSWAVIILKGLQFYRFHKDDQNFLNLFRESSLDQTYKQIDTFPQSSLAYIFRKAYQEINQTYRRLQKPTSQHSEATVSLLNERLQRVMERSFNERYAYSEHRLNILASVSGASPYIGLFGTVLGVIDAFQGIGISGITSLAAVAPGISEALIATAAGLLAAIPALMAFNHYRNKVRNLGGQMRDFSLELTNRIEWVLYEQLAQPGK; encoded by the coding sequence ATGGATTCAGTACTGGCACAGTTGACTGATGGGCAAAGCCTTTTGAAGGTAGTCCTTGAGGGTACACTCATTGGACAACTAGTGCTGGTGTCCCTCCTTCTATTATCTTCTCTTTCTTGGGCTGTAATTATTCTAAAGGGATTGCAGTTCTACAGGTTTCATAAAGACGATCAGAATTTTCTTAATCTCTTTCGCGAATCTTCTCTCGATCAGACATACAAACAAATCGATACTTTCCCACAGTCTTCATTAGCATACATTTTTCGTAAAGCTTACCAGGAAATAAATCAGACGTACCGTCGCCTACAAAAACCCACTTCCCAGCATAGCGAAGCGACAGTAAGTTTACTTAACGAACGCCTTCAAAGAGTGATGGAACGCTCCTTCAATGAACGCTATGCTTACTCTGAACATCGATTAAATATACTAGCTTCTGTTTCGGGTGCTTCCCCCTACATAGGATTATTTGGTACTGTTCTAGGTGTAATTGATGCCTTTCAGGGCATTGGAATTTCAGGTATCACAAGCCTTGCGGCTGTGGCACCAGGTATTTCGGAAGCGCTCATTGCGACTGCAGCTGGGCTTCTTGCAGCAATACCTGCATTAATGGCCTTCAATCATTATCGAAATAAAGTTCGAAACCTCGGTGGTCAAATGAGAGATTTTAGTCTTGAACTGACGAACCGAATTGAATGGGTTCTTTATGAGCAGTTGGCACAGCCAGGAAAATGA
- the rimM gene encoding ribosome maturation factor RimM (Essential for efficient processing of 16S rRNA) — translation MSETRETDYPDLTWLGTIIGPHGVQGELKVYPLTDDPNFYCKFLKSFLREYAKGFERINIKNLKIHKGIWILKCKECGDRNIAESWKKSRLLVNDEDLRPLGDDEVFLHQIKGAIVVDSLEKSLGEVVEIIETDAGYVYTVQQPNGEEFLVPSSGNIVRFFDSQNKKLVINPIPGLMDS, via the coding sequence GTGTCTGAGACGAGGGAGACAGATTACCCGGATCTGACCTGGCTAGGAACGATTATAGGACCTCACGGTGTGCAGGGAGAACTTAAAGTTTATCCACTGACTGATGATCCCAATTTCTACTGCAAGTTCCTCAAATCTTTCTTGAGAGAATATGCCAAGGGATTTGAGAGGATAAACATAAAGAATCTCAAAATTCATAAGGGTATTTGGATTCTGAAATGTAAGGAATGTGGGGATCGAAATATCGCTGAAAGCTGGAAAAAATCGAGATTGTTGGTTAATGACGAAGATCTTCGACCGCTGGGTGATGACGAAGTGTTTTTGCACCAGATTAAAGGTGCTATCGTTGTTGATTCCTTAGAGAAATCACTTGGGGAGGTTGTCGAAATTATCGAAACTGATGCTGGATACGTTTACACGGTTCAACAACCTAATGGAGAAGAATTTCTGGTTCCTTCCTCAGGCAACATTGTGCGGTTTTTTGACAGTCAGAACAAAAAATTGGTCATCAATCCAATTCCAGGCCTAATGGATTCGTGA
- a CDS encoding twin-arginine translocase TatA/TatE family subunit gives MFGLGIWELIIILSIVVMLFGAKRLPMIGEGLGSMITNFKKATKTNELEEKKEDAVLVEESSKEKEGVS, from the coding sequence ATGTTTGGTCTTGGCATTTGGGAACTGATCATCATTTTGAGTATTGTCGTGATGCTCTTCGGTGCAAAACGACTCCCGATGATCGGAGAGGGCTTGGGCTCAATGATCACAAATTTCAAGAAAGCTACGAAGACAAACGAACTTGAGGAGAAAAAAGAAGATGCAGTTTTAGTGGAGGAATCCTCAAAAGAGAAAGAAGGAGTTAGCTAA
- the rpsP gene encoding 30S ribosomal protein S16 translates to MVKIRLARGGAKKAPFYRIVVADVRARRDGRFIERLGSYNPMVQENRFSIDAERAKYWLSVGAKPTDRVRKLMKLASIEGV, encoded by the coding sequence GTGGTCAAAATCCGACTTGCTCGAGGTGGAGCCAAAAAAGCGCCATTCTACAGAATTGTTGTAGCTGATGTGCGAGCTAGAAGAGACGGGCGTTTCATTGAAAGACTTGGTTCCTATAACCCCATGGTTCAAGAAAATCGCTTTAGTATTGATGCAGAGCGAGCCAAATATTGGTTGTCTGTGGGAGCGAAGCCAACAGACCGTGTCCGGAAATTAATGAAGTTAGCTTCCATCGAAGGTGTCTGA
- a CDS encoding biopolymer transporter ExbD has translation MSSWHSQENDSISDINMTPFVDVLLVLLVIFMVTAPIINQAIQVELPKDSYKDEQTQELDPLRVVINADKEIFIGDNKIGDLDGKGWVESFQTKVGAWKQGSGPWFADVEADENVAYGVLIPIIARLKEMEVNLNLVIQPEAN, from the coding sequence ATGAGCAGTTGGCACAGCCAGGAAAATGACTCTATCAGTGATATTAACATGACTCCCTTCGTGGATGTCTTGTTGGTATTATTGGTAATTTTTATGGTGACAGCACCAATCATTAATCAAGCAATTCAAGTAGAACTGCCCAAAGATAGCTACAAAGATGAACAAACTCAGGAATTAGATCCGCTCCGTGTAGTGATCAATGCTGACAAAGAGATTTTTATTGGCGACAATAAAATCGGAGATTTGGACGGAAAAGGCTGGGTAGAAAGCTTCCAGACAAAAGTTGGTGCCTGGAAGCAAGGAAGTGGGCCTTGGTTTGCAGATGTTGAAGCTGATGAGAACGTAGCTTACGGAGTCTTAATTCCTATAATCGCAAGGTTGAAAGAAATGGAAGTAAACTTGAATTTAGTCATTCAACCAGAGGCGAATTAG